The DNA sequence AGGATGCAATCAAGGAAATGCATGGAAGGGAAATTGGTGATCGCATCATCTCTGTCAACAAGGCGCAGCCTAAGATGGGGGGTGATGATATAGACCAAGGTTACAGAGGTAGCAGCTACTCATCAGGTGGTAGGGGAAGCTACGGTGCTGGAGATAGGATAGGTCAAGATGACTGCTTCAAATGTGGGCGTCCGGGACACTGGGCCCGAGATTGTCCTTTGGCAGGAGCTGGAGGTGGAggtggtcgtggtcgtggtgGCAGTTCATTTTCTTCACACCCAAGGTTCggaggaggtggtggtggaCACGGTGATCGCCTTGGTGGTGAACGTGATCGATATGTGGATGACCGTTATGATGGAGGACGCTATGGAGATAGGGATCGTTTTGACAACCGTGACTACAAATATGGCAGCCGTGACCGCTATACCAGTGACAGGTATACATATGGTTTGTGGTGGTTACagaattaatttgttggtggcATTTGTTTTTCTTGGTTTAATCATGGGAAGTAGTTAAAGATTTGATCTGCTCTGTTATCTGGTTTGGCGTTAAGTGGAGCAGTGCTCCTGCTATGTGTGTGTCATCATCATGTTTATTAAAAGAAGATTGCGCAGGTACCCAAGCAGTGGAGATCGTTTTGCAAGCGATCGATATGGCAGTGGCTCAGATCATTACCCACAAAATGGTTATGGAAAGGAAAGAGGGTATGAGCGATACGGTGGTCCACGAGGCGGCGCTGATAGGTATGGAAGTGGAATAGCTTCTGGTCGAGATGAAGGAAGGAGTTATAGGGGTAGGCCTGGTCCATATGACCGTCCAAGCAGGGGCTCTCGTCCATCACTCGACCGTTACTGATTTCTACTGTTGCTGTTTTTA is a window from the Vigna unguiculata cultivar IT97K-499-35 chromosome 7, ASM411807v1, whole genome shotgun sequence genome containing:
- the LOC114190997 gene encoding glycine-rich RNA-binding protein RZ1C isoform X1 → MAAKEDNRIFVGGLSWDVTERQLEHAFDRYGKILECQIMMERDTGRPRGFGFITFADRRGMEDAIKEMHGREIGDRIISVNKAQPKMGGDDIDQGYRGSSYSSGGRGSYGAGDRIGQDDCFKCGRPGHWARDCPLAGAGGGGGRGRGGSSFSSHPRFGGGGGGHGDRLGGERDRYVDDRYDGGRYGDRDRFDNRDYKYGSRDRYTSDRYPSSGDRFASDRYGSGSDHYPQNGYGKERGYERYGGPRGGADRYGSGIASGRDEGRSYRGRPGPYDRPSRGSRPSLDRY
- the LOC114190997 gene encoding glycine-rich RNA-binding protein RZ1C isoform X2; amino-acid sequence: MMERDTGRPRGFGFITFADRRGMEDAIKEMHGREIGDRIISVNKAQPKMGGDDIDQGYRGSSYSSGGRGSYGAGDRIGQDDCFKCGRPGHWARDCPLAGAGGGGGRGRGGSSFSSHPRFGGGGGGHGDRLGGERDRYVDDRYDGGRYGDRDRFDNRDYKYGSRDRYTSDRYPSSGDRFASDRYGSGSDHYPQNGYGKERGYERYGGPRGGADRYGSGIASGRDEGRSYRGRPGPYDRPSRGSRPSLDRY